A stretch of Streptomyces vietnamensis DNA encodes these proteins:
- a CDS encoding uroporphyrinogen-III synthase yields MSPTSPTTSPLSPAFAGHGHVTFLGAGPGDPGLLTLRAVEALAGADVLIAEPEVLEVVRGHARVGVSTPELTVVDETSTTAGVPVLRDAANLVMEAARGGRRVVRAVTGDPGLDGNAGAEMLACAAEGIPFEVVPGVATAVGVPAYAGVPLRDAQGTDVRFVDARTADERCWTEVGASDGTVVVSTSLDSVAAAAGELVAAGRKPDTPLTVTIAGTTTRQRTWNATLGTIAQVFKQGKVLPSPEGHRPVIAVVGERSAPAQRDQLSWFESKPLFGWRVLVPRTKEQAASLSDQLRSYGAVPHEVPTIAVEPPRTPQQMERAVKGLVTGRYEWIAFTSVNAVKAVREKFEEYGLDARAFAGIKVAAVGEQTAAALVDFGVKPDLVPSGEQSAAGLLEDWPPYDPVFDPIDRVFLPRADIATETLVAGLIELGWEVDDVTAYRTVRASPPPADTREAIKGGGFDAVLFTSSSTVRNLVGIAGKPHNVTVIACIGPATAKTAEEHGLRVDVLSPEPSVHKLAEALADFGLRRRESALEAGDPVTRPSERRPGARRRRTT; encoded by the coding sequence TTGAGCCCCACCAGCCCGACCACCAGCCCCCTGTCCCCGGCCTTCGCGGGCCATGGGCACGTCACGTTCCTCGGCGCAGGCCCGGGCGACCCCGGACTCCTGACCCTCAGGGCCGTCGAAGCCCTCGCGGGGGCGGACGTCCTGATCGCCGAGCCGGAGGTGCTCGAGGTCGTTCGCGGCCATGCGCGCGTGGGGGTGAGCACGCCTGAGCTGACGGTCGTTGACGAGACGTCAACAACCGCCGGTGTCCCCGTGTTGAGGGATGCCGCCAATCTTGTCATGGAGGCCGCGCGGGGCGGCAGGCGGGTCGTCCGTGCGGTGACCGGCGACCCCGGCCTCGACGGGAATGCGGGCGCCGAGATGCTCGCCTGCGCCGCCGAGGGCATCCCCTTCGAGGTCGTCCCCGGCGTCGCCACCGCCGTCGGCGTGCCCGCCTACGCGGGTGTGCCGCTGCGCGACGCGCAGGGCACCGACGTGCGCTTCGTCGACGCCCGCACCGCCGACGAGCGGTGCTGGACCGAGGTCGGTGCCTCGGACGGGACCGTCGTCGTCTCCACGTCCCTCGACTCGGTCGCCGCGGCGGCCGGTGAACTGGTGGCGGCTGGCCGTAAGCCGGACACCCCGCTCACCGTGACCATCGCCGGTACGACGACCCGCCAGCGGACCTGGAACGCGACCCTCGGGACGATCGCCCAGGTCTTCAAGCAGGGCAAGGTCCTCCCCTCGCCCGAGGGCCACCGGCCGGTCATAGCCGTGGTCGGCGAGCGCAGCGCCCCGGCGCAGCGGGACCAGCTGTCGTGGTTCGAGTCCAAGCCGCTGTTCGGCTGGCGGGTCCTCGTGCCGCGCACCAAGGAGCAGGCCGCGTCGCTCTCCGACCAGCTGCGTTCGTACGGCGCGGTGCCGCACGAGGTGCCGACCATCGCCGTCGAGCCGCCGCGCACCCCGCAGCAGATGGAGCGGGCGGTCAAGGGGCTCGTCACCGGACGCTACGAGTGGATCGCCTTCACCTCCGTGAACGCGGTGAAGGCCGTACGGGAGAAGTTCGAGGAGTACGGGCTCGACGCCCGCGCCTTCGCCGGCATCAAGGTCGCGGCGGTGGGCGAGCAGACCGCGGCCGCGCTGGTCGACTTCGGTGTGAAGCCGGACCTCGTGCCGTCGGGTGAGCAGTCCGCGGCGGGCCTCCTTGAGGACTGGCCGCCGTACGACCCGGTCTTCGACCCGATCGACCGCGTCTTCCTGCCGCGCGCCGACATCGCGACCGAGACGCTGGTCGCGGGCCTGATCGAGCTCGGGTGGGAGGTCGACGACGTCACCGCCTACCGGACGGTGCGCGCGTCGCCGCCGCCGGCGGACACGCGGGAGGCGATCAAGGGCGGCGGGTTCGACGCCGTTCTGTTCACGTCCTCCTCGACCGTGCGGAACCTGGTCGGCATCGCCGGCAAGCCGCACAACGTGACCGTGATCGCCTGCATCGGGCCCGCCACGGCGAAGACCGCCGAGGAGCACGGGCTGCGGGTCGACGTCCTCTCGCCGGAGCCGTCCGTCCACAAGCTCGCCGAGGCCCTTGCGGACTTCGGTCTCCGGCGACGGGAGTCGGCGCTGGAGGCGGGGGATCCGGTGACGCGGCCCAGTGAGCGGCGGCCGGGGGCGCGGAGGCGTCGGACGACGTAG